The genomic region TTCGCCGATCTGCTGCGTGAGCGTCGTCAGGTGCAGCGGATCGAGCGCGAAGCCCCAGCCCGAGATCACGCGCGCGGCTTCTTCGACGGTGGTGCCGATGACAGCGGCCGGCGAGTTGATCGCGAAGTAGACGCCGGGATCCATCACCGCGGCGGACATCAGCGCCATGATGCCGACGAACGATTCCATCAGCATCGCGCCGTAGCCGACGAAGCGCGCGTCTCTCTCCTTGTCGAGCAGCTTCGGCGTGGTGCCGCTCGAGATCAGGCTGTGAAAGCCCGACATCGCGCCGCACGCGATCGTGATGAAGCAGAACGGGAAGAGCTTGCCCGAGAACACGGGGCCGGTGCCGTCGATGAACTGCGTGAGCGCGGGCAGCTTCACCTCGGGCTGCACGACGAGCAGGCCGCCGGCGAGCAGCGCGACCGTGCCGATCTTGATGAACGCGGACAGATAGTCGCGCGGCGCCAATAACAACCACACCGGCAGCACGCTCGCGGTGAAGCCGTAGACGATGATCGCGAGCGCGATCGTCTCCTTGGGCAGATCGAACCAAGGCCGCAGCGTCTCGCTCTCGCCGACCCACTGCCCCGCGACCACCGAGAACAGCACGAGCCCGAGGCCCCACGCGGTGGCTTCGAGCACGCGGCCGGGGCGGATGCGCACCATGTAGATGCCCATCGCCATCGCGATCGGGATCGTGGCGGCGACGGTGCTCGTGGCCCACGGGCTGCCGAACATCGCGTTCACGACGACGAGGCCGAGCACGCCGATCAGGATCACCATGATCGCGAGCACGCCGACGAGCGCGGCGGCGCCGCCGATCGGGCCGATCTCGTCGCGCACCATCTGCCCTAATGACTTGCCGTCGCGCCGCAGCGAGCCGACCAGGATCGTGAAGTCCTGCACCGCGCCGCCGATCACGACGCCGATCAGGATGTAGAGCGTGCCGGGCAAGTAGCCGAACTGCGCGGCGAGGATCGGACCCACGAGCGGCCCGGGCCCCGCGATCGCGGCGAAGTGGTGGCCGAACGCGACCCACTTGTTCGTGGGCACGAAGTCCTTGCCGTCTGCAAGGCGATGCGCGGGTGTCAGGCGCGAGTCGTCGAGCGCGAAGGCCTTGGCGGCGAGAAACGCGGAGTAGAAGCGGTACCCGATCGCGTAGACGCACACCGCGGCGACGAGGAACCACGTGCTCGAGATCGCCTCCCCGTTCGCGGTGGCGACGACGCCGAGCGCGCCGGCTCCGAGCAGCGCGACGAGGATCCAGACCACGACCTGCATGCGCGACCTCCCTGAGAAACGCGCGCATTCTCCGCGACCCCCGCAGGCCGCGCACCTGGGACGCACGTGCACCAAAGCGCGCACAGGGGACGTACGTGCACCGAGTCGCGCACATGGGACGTACATGCACTTCGGTGCGCGTGCGTCCCAGGTGC from Deltaproteobacteria bacterium harbors:
- a CDS encoding carbon starvation protein A — encoded protein: MQVVVWILVALLGAGALGVVATANGEAISSTWFLVAAVCVYAIGYRFYSAFLAAKAFALDDSRLTPAHRLADGKDFVPTNKWVAFGHHFAAIAGPGPLVGPILAAQFGYLPGTLYILIGVVIGGAVQDFTILVGSLRRDGKSLGQMVRDEIGPIGGAAALVGVLAIMVILIGVLGLVVVNAMFGSPWATSTVAATIPIAMAMGIYMVRIRPGRVLEATAWGLGLVLFSVVAGQWVGESETLRPWFDLPKETIALAIIVYGFTASVLPVWLLLAPRDYLSAFIKIGTVALLAGGLLVVQPEVKLPALTQFIDGTGPVFSGKLFPFCFITIACGAMSGFHSLISSGTTPKLLDKERDARFVGYGAMLMESFVGIMALMSAAVMDPGVYFAINSPAAVIGTTVEEAARVISGWGFALDPLHLTTLTQQIGESSLLSRTGGAPSLAVGMAEIFSQAMGGEGFKALWYHFAIMFEALFILTTLDAGTRVGRFMMQDLLGQFSKPLGETTSLAGNVIASALIVAGWGYFLYQGVIDPLGGINSLWPLFGIANQLLASIALTLGTTILIKGARPIYAICTAIPLTWLVTVTMTAGWQKIFNPDRRIGFLAQAEHLKGQLSAGAIAPEKIAETNVVIFNNTLDAVITGVFMLIVWIVLLDAARVWLRTLRGGGPRPVPAMAEAA